The candidate division KSB1 bacterium genome window below encodes:
- a CDS encoding FxsA family protein, translating to MFIRLLLLFTLVPLIELALLIEIGQKIGLWNTIAIVVLTGFIGAALARSEGFGIISRIQNELASGQLPGDSLIDGALVLAGALLLLTPGLITDAFGFALLLPFSRAFVKIYLKKYFSRKINTGEIQVNYKIEDS from the coding sequence ATGTTCATCCGTCTTCTGTTACTGTTTACCCTGGTTCCCTTGATTGAGCTTGCACTGCTCATTGAAATCGGGCAAAAGATCGGGCTTTGGAATACCATCGCCATTGTCGTTTTAACCGGATTTATCGGCGCTGCGCTGGCGCGTTCCGAGGGGTTTGGAATTATCAGCCGCATTCAAAATGAACTCGCCTCCGGCCAGCTTCCCGGGGACAGTCTCATCGACGGTGCTCTGGTCCTCGCTGGTGCTCTTTTGCTGCTCACGCCTGGCCTAATCACGGATGCATTTGGCTTTGCCCTGCTCCTGCCCTTCTCACGTGCTTTTGTTAAAATTTATCTGAAAAAGTACTTCAGCAGAAAAATCAACACCGGTGAAATACAGGTGAATTACAAAATCGAAGATTCCTGA